In a single window of the Raphanus sativus cultivar WK10039 chromosome 9, ASM80110v3, whole genome shotgun sequence genome:
- the LOC108823965 gene encoding uncharacterized protein LOC108823965, with translation MTSKNNGLSAALVSNLQDVLSKRKGGSDSPAAAEEEEEEAPSTSVAAKEEVGDSRPIVLVTNGDGIDSPGLVSLVEALVGQGLYNVHVCAPQTDKSVSSHSMTPGETIAASSGNIKGATAFEVSGTPGDCISLGLSGALFAWSKPPILVISGINQGSSCGNQVFYSGAVAGAREALICGVPSLSISLNWKKGESKESDFKDAVGVCLPLINATIRDIQKGVFPKDCSLNIDIPTSPSSNKGLKVTKQSMWRQSPSWQAVSANRHPGAGNFMSNQQSLGAQLAQLGRDASAAGAARRFTTQKKSIVEIESVGVAAKTESRVKKYFRLEFVAKEQEHMDEDLDIKALEDGFVSVTPLSLLPKMDSETQASVSEWISKALYADQ, from the exons ATGACCTCGAAGAACAACGGTTTGTCTGCCGCGCTCGTCTCGAACCTCCAAGACGTGCTTTCCAAGAGAAAAGGAGGCAGCGATTCACCGGCGGctgcggaggaggaggaggaggaggctccTTCTACTTCTGTTGCGGCGAAGGAGGAGGTCGGTGACTCCAGACCGATCGTTTTAGTCACGAACGGAGATGGGATTGATTCGCCTGGTCTCGTCTCTCTCGTCGAGGCTTTGGTTGGCCAAGGGCTCTACAATGTCCATGTCTGTGCTCCTCAAAC GGATAAATCGGTTTCTTCTCATTCTATGACTCCTGGAGAAACCATTGCTGCGAGTTCCGGCAATATCAAAGGTGCCACTGCCTTTGAAGTTTCAG GGACTCCTGGGGACTGCATCTCATTAGGATTATCCGGAGCCCTTTTCGCTTGGTCAAAACCTCCAATACTG GTAATTAGTGGAATCAATCAGGGATCAAGCTGTGGGAATCAAGT GTTCTATTCCGGTGCAGTTGCTGGAGCCAGGGAAGCTTTGATTTGTGGAGTACCCTCTTTGTCAATATCATTGAACTG GAAGAAAGGTGAAAGCAAAGAAAGTGACTTTAAGGATGCTGTTGGTGTCTGTTTACCTTTGATAAACGCAACTATCAGAGACATTCAGAAAGGTGTCTTCCCTAAAGACTGCTCTCTCAACATTGATATTCCAACATCACCCTCATCAAAcaag GGCTTGAAGGTAACGAAACAAAGCATGTGGAGACAGAGTCCTAGCTGGCAAGCTGTTTCAGCTAACCGTCACCCTGGTGCTGGGAATTTCATGTCCAACCAACAGAGCTTAGGAGCTCAGCTTGCCCAGCTTGGCAGAGATGCTTCGGCTGCT GGGGCGGCTCGTCGTTTTACAACACAGAAGAAGAGTATCGTCGAGATTGAATCGGTTGGTGTTGCTGCTAAAACTGAGAGCCGTGTTAAGAAATACTTCCGCCTAGAG TTTGTAGCTAAAGAACAAGAACATATGGATGAAGATTTGGATATCAAGGCTCTAGAAGATGGTTTT GTTTCTGTGACTCCCCTGTCTCTGCTTCCAAAAATGGATTCAGAAACTCAAGCCTCAGTGTCAGAATGGATCTCCAAAGCCCTTTACGCTGATCAATGA